From Mustela nigripes isolate SB6536 chromosome 13, MUSNIG.SB6536, whole genome shotgun sequence, one genomic window encodes:
- the RIPK3 gene encoding receptor-interacting serine/threonine-protein kinase 3 isoform X4 — protein sequence MAQQYPSLSGVCRRIGEPKVHRCRQVRGGVPGATQDVGFRCGCQDLEGELVLGMCYLHSQNPALLHRDLKPSNVLLDSDLHAKLADLGLSTFQRGSRSGADSPEPAYLAPELLSDVNRKASMASDVYSFGILMWAVLAGREAETVSGTSLEQEAGCERQIRPPLTKLPQPSAETPGLAGLKELMQHCWSQEPKDRPSFQECRPNTEEAFNLVNKEIDAAVSTVKQFLHENQGSNRMSSSPKPGPEGTETEGPRGTTGSHDIIATEMLNKLNLKEFPSSVPKKCTNLPKGIRAQGDKVQPAKIAGMPFNSTASSPQTPETSPLRNWVPSAKLAWTPGSGPAGNQGAERRSTNWSPRAPQPNPIPGNPVTIHDSHAVQVGDNNYLVIQEGTALPTQGLEPWGMGRGWPRAPHK from the exons ATG GCCCAGCAGTACCCCAGCCTCTCTGGTGTCTGTCGAAGAATTGGAGAACCCAAAGTTCATCGGTGCAGGCAGGTTCGGGGTGGTGTTCCGGGCGCGACACAGGACGTGGGGTTTAGATGTGGCTGTCAAGATCTTGAAGGG GAGTTGGTACTGGGGATGTGTTATCTGCACAGCCAGAACCCCGCGCTCCTACACCGGGACCTCAAGCCCTCCAACGTCCTGCTGGACTCAGACCTGCACGCCAAG CTGGCAGATTTGGGCCTGTCCACATTTCAGAGAGGCTCAAGGTCAGGGGCTGACTCCCCAGAGCCAGCCTACTTGGCCCCTGAACTGTTGTCTGATGTAAACCGAAAGGCCTCCATGGCTAGTGATGTCTACAG CTTCGGGATCCTAATGTGGGCAGTGCTAGCTGGAAGAGAAGCTGAAA CAGTGTCTGGGACATCACTTGAGCAGGAAGCAGGGTGTGAGAGGCAGATTCGGCCCCCGCTGACCAAGTTACCCCAACCCAGCGCTGAGACTCCTGGCTTGGCAGGACTGAAGGAGCTAATGCAACACTGttggagccaggagcccaaggACAGGCCCTCCTTCCAAG AATGCCGACCAAACACCGAGGAAGCCTTCAACCTGGTAAACAAGGAGATAGATGCCGCAGTCTCCACA GTGAAGCAATTCCTGCATGAAAACCAGGGCAGCAACAGGATGTCGTCTTCGCCTAAGCCAGGCCCAGAAGGGACAGAAACGGAAGGCCCTAGGGGAACCACAGGAAGCCATGACATCATAGCCACGGAGATGCTAAACAAACTAAATCTGAAGGAGTTCCCCAGCTCTGTTCCTAAAAAATGTACAAACCTTCCCAAGGGGATCAGGGCACAGGGAGACAAGGTTCAGCCTGCCAAGATAGCAGGAATGCCTTTCAATTCAACAGCCTCATCTCCCCAGACTCCAGAGACCTCACCTTTAAGAAATTGGGTACCCAGCGCCAAGTTGGCTTGGACCCCAGGTTCCGGACCTGCAGGGAATCAG GGGGCTGAGAGACGTAGCACCAACTGGTCTCCCAGGGCACCACAGCCCAATCCAATACCAG GTAACCCTGTTACCATACATGACAGCCACGCGGTGCAGGTGGGAGACAACAACTACTTGGTTATACAAGAAGGAACTGCTTTGCCAACGCAAGGCCTGGAGCCCTGGGGCATGGGTCGAGGCTGGCCGCGTGCCCCACACAAGTAG
- the RIPK3 gene encoding receptor-interacting serine/threonine-protein kinase 3 isoform X3, with translation MSSGKLWPSSTPASLVSVEELENPKFIGAGRFGVVFRARHRTWGLDVAVKILKGKAISKEMKAMASLRNQHILLLLGVTQELQWESTCGPALVTQFMENGSVAGLLQPHFPRPWPFLCRLLQELVLGMCYLHSQNPALLHRDLKPSNVLLDSDLHAKLADLGLSTFQRGSRSGADSPEPAYLAPELLSDVNRKASMASDVYSFGILMWAVLAGREAETVSGTSLEQEAGCERQIRPPLTKLPQPSAETPGLAGLKELMQHCWSQEPKDRPSFQECRPNTEEAFNLVNKEIDAAVSTVKQFLHENQGSNRMSSSPKPGPEGTETEGPRGTTGSHDIIATEMLNKLNLKEFPSSVPKKSSSPQTPETSPLRNWVPSAKLAWTPGSGPAGNQGAERRSTNWSPRAPQPNPIPGNPVTIHDSHAVQVGDNNYLVIQEGTALPTQGLEPWGMGRGWPRAPHK, from the exons ATGTCTAGCGGCAAGTTATG GCCCAGCAGTACCCCAGCCTCTCTGGTGTCTGTCGAAGAATTGGAGAACCCAAAGTTCATCGGTGCAGGCAGGTTCGGGGTGGTGTTCCGGGCGCGACACAGGACGTGGGGTTTAGATGTGGCTGTCAAGATCTTGAAGGG GAAGGCGATATCCAAGGAGATGAAAGCCATGGCAAGTCTGCGTAACCAGCACATACTGCTCCTGCTGGGGGTCACCCAGGAGCTCCAGTGGGAATCCACCTGTGGGCCAGCTCTGGTGACACAGTTCATGGAAAATGGTTCCGTGGCAGGGCTGCTGCAGCCCCACTTTCCTCGGCCCTGGCCTTTCCTCTGCCGCCTGCTGCAGGAGTTGGTACTGGGGATGTGTTATCTGCACAGCCAGAACCCCGCGCTCCTACACCGGGACCTCAAGCCCTCCAACGTCCTGCTGGACTCAGACCTGCACGCCAAG CTGGCAGATTTGGGCCTGTCCACATTTCAGAGAGGCTCAAGGTCAGGGGCTGACTCCCCAGAGCCAGCCTACTTGGCCCCTGAACTGTTGTCTGATGTAAACCGAAAGGCCTCCATGGCTAGTGATGTCTACAG CTTCGGGATCCTAATGTGGGCAGTGCTAGCTGGAAGAGAAGCTGAAA CAGTGTCTGGGACATCACTTGAGCAGGAAGCAGGGTGTGAGAGGCAGATTCGGCCCCCGCTGACCAAGTTACCCCAACCCAGCGCTGAGACTCCTGGCTTGGCAGGACTGAAGGAGCTAATGCAACACTGttggagccaggagcccaaggACAGGCCCTCCTTCCAAG AATGCCGACCAAACACCGAGGAAGCCTTCAACCTGGTAAACAAGGAGATAGATGCCGCAGTCTCCACA GTGAAGCAATTCCTGCATGAAAACCAGGGCAGCAACAGGATGTCGTCTTCGCCTAAGCCAGGCCCAGAAGGGACAGAAACGGAAGGCCCTAGGGGAACCACAGGAAGCCATGACATCATAGCCACGGAGATGCTAAACAAACTAAATCTGAAGGAGTTCCCCAGCTCTGTTCCTAAAAAAT CCTCATCTCCCCAGACTCCAGAGACCTCACCTTTAAGAAATTGGGTACCCAGCGCCAAGTTGGCTTGGACCCCAGGTTCCGGACCTGCAGGGAATCAG GGGGCTGAGAGACGTAGCACCAACTGGTCTCCCAGGGCACCACAGCCCAATCCAATACCAG GTAACCCTGTTACCATACATGACAGCCACGCGGTGCAGGTGGGAGACAACAACTACTTGGTTATACAAGAAGGAACTGCTTTGCCAACGCAAGGCCTGGAGCCCTGGGGCATGGGTCGAGGCTGGCCGCGTGCCCCACACAAGTAG
- the RIPK3 gene encoding receptor-interacting serine/threonine-protein kinase 3 isoform X1, with amino-acid sequence MSSGKLWPSSTPASLVSVEELENPKFIGAGRFGVVFRARHRTWGLDVAVKILKGKAISKEMKAMASLRNQHILLLLGVTQELQWESTCGPALVTQFMENGSVAGLLQPHFPRPWPFLCRLLQELVLGMCYLHSQNPALLHRDLKPSNVLLDSDLHAKLADLGLSTFQRGSRSGADSPEPAYLAPELLSDVNRKASMASDVYSFGILMWAVLAGREAETVSGTSLEQEAGCERQIRPPLTKLPQPSAETPGLAGLKELMQHCWSQEPKDRPSFQECRPNTEEAFNLVNKEIDAAVSTVKQFLHENQGSNRMSSSPKPGPEGTETEGPRGTTGSHDIIATEMLNKLNLKEFPSSVPKKCTNLPKGIRAQGDKVQPAKIAGMPFNSTASSPQTPETSPLRNWVPSAKLAWTPGSGPAGNQGAERRSTNWSPRAPQPNPIPGNPVTIHDSHAVQVGDNNYLVIQEGTALPTQGLEPWGMGRGWPRAPHK; translated from the exons ATGTCTAGCGGCAAGTTATG GCCCAGCAGTACCCCAGCCTCTCTGGTGTCTGTCGAAGAATTGGAGAACCCAAAGTTCATCGGTGCAGGCAGGTTCGGGGTGGTGTTCCGGGCGCGACACAGGACGTGGGGTTTAGATGTGGCTGTCAAGATCTTGAAGGG GAAGGCGATATCCAAGGAGATGAAAGCCATGGCAAGTCTGCGTAACCAGCACATACTGCTCCTGCTGGGGGTCACCCAGGAGCTCCAGTGGGAATCCACCTGTGGGCCAGCTCTGGTGACACAGTTCATGGAAAATGGTTCCGTGGCAGGGCTGCTGCAGCCCCACTTTCCTCGGCCCTGGCCTTTCCTCTGCCGCCTGCTGCAGGAGTTGGTACTGGGGATGTGTTATCTGCACAGCCAGAACCCCGCGCTCCTACACCGGGACCTCAAGCCCTCCAACGTCCTGCTGGACTCAGACCTGCACGCCAAG CTGGCAGATTTGGGCCTGTCCACATTTCAGAGAGGCTCAAGGTCAGGGGCTGACTCCCCAGAGCCAGCCTACTTGGCCCCTGAACTGTTGTCTGATGTAAACCGAAAGGCCTCCATGGCTAGTGATGTCTACAG CTTCGGGATCCTAATGTGGGCAGTGCTAGCTGGAAGAGAAGCTGAAA CAGTGTCTGGGACATCACTTGAGCAGGAAGCAGGGTGTGAGAGGCAGATTCGGCCCCCGCTGACCAAGTTACCCCAACCCAGCGCTGAGACTCCTGGCTTGGCAGGACTGAAGGAGCTAATGCAACACTGttggagccaggagcccaaggACAGGCCCTCCTTCCAAG AATGCCGACCAAACACCGAGGAAGCCTTCAACCTGGTAAACAAGGAGATAGATGCCGCAGTCTCCACA GTGAAGCAATTCCTGCATGAAAACCAGGGCAGCAACAGGATGTCGTCTTCGCCTAAGCCAGGCCCAGAAGGGACAGAAACGGAAGGCCCTAGGGGAACCACAGGAAGCCATGACATCATAGCCACGGAGATGCTAAACAAACTAAATCTGAAGGAGTTCCCCAGCTCTGTTCCTAAAAAATGTACAAACCTTCCCAAGGGGATCAGGGCACAGGGAGACAAGGTTCAGCCTGCCAAGATAGCAGGAATGCCTTTCAATTCAACAGCCTCATCTCCCCAGACTCCAGAGACCTCACCTTTAAGAAATTGGGTACCCAGCGCCAAGTTGGCTTGGACCCCAGGTTCCGGACCTGCAGGGAATCAG GGGGCTGAGAGACGTAGCACCAACTGGTCTCCCAGGGCACCACAGCCCAATCCAATACCAG GTAACCCTGTTACCATACATGACAGCCACGCGGTGCAGGTGGGAGACAACAACTACTTGGTTATACAAGAAGGAACTGCTTTGCCAACGCAAGGCCTGGAGCCCTGGGGCATGGGTCGAGGCTGGCCGCGTGCCCCACACAAGTAG
- the RIPK3 gene encoding receptor-interacting serine/threonine-protein kinase 3 isoform X2: MSSGKLWPSSTPASLVSVEELENPKFIGAGRFGVVFRARHRTWGLDVAVKILKGKAISKEMKAMASLRNQHILLLLGVTQELQWESTCGPALVTQFMENGSVAGLLQPHFPRPWPFLCRLLQELVLGMCYLHSQNPALLHRDLKPSNVLLDSDLHAKLADLGLSTFQRGSRSGADSPEPAYLAPELLSDVNRKASMASDVYSFGILMWAVLAGREAEMSGTSLEQEAGCERQIRPPLTKLPQPSAETPGLAGLKELMQHCWSQEPKDRPSFQECRPNTEEAFNLVNKEIDAAVSTVKQFLHENQGSNRMSSSPKPGPEGTETEGPRGTTGSHDIIATEMLNKLNLKEFPSSVPKKCTNLPKGIRAQGDKVQPAKIAGMPFNSTASSPQTPETSPLRNWVPSAKLAWTPGSGPAGNQGAERRSTNWSPRAPQPNPIPGNPVTIHDSHAVQVGDNNYLVIQEGTALPTQGLEPWGMGRGWPRAPHK, from the exons ATGTCTAGCGGCAAGTTATG GCCCAGCAGTACCCCAGCCTCTCTGGTGTCTGTCGAAGAATTGGAGAACCCAAAGTTCATCGGTGCAGGCAGGTTCGGGGTGGTGTTCCGGGCGCGACACAGGACGTGGGGTTTAGATGTGGCTGTCAAGATCTTGAAGGG GAAGGCGATATCCAAGGAGATGAAAGCCATGGCAAGTCTGCGTAACCAGCACATACTGCTCCTGCTGGGGGTCACCCAGGAGCTCCAGTGGGAATCCACCTGTGGGCCAGCTCTGGTGACACAGTTCATGGAAAATGGTTCCGTGGCAGGGCTGCTGCAGCCCCACTTTCCTCGGCCCTGGCCTTTCCTCTGCCGCCTGCTGCAGGAGTTGGTACTGGGGATGTGTTATCTGCACAGCCAGAACCCCGCGCTCCTACACCGGGACCTCAAGCCCTCCAACGTCCTGCTGGACTCAGACCTGCACGCCAAG CTGGCAGATTTGGGCCTGTCCACATTTCAGAGAGGCTCAAGGTCAGGGGCTGACTCCCCAGAGCCAGCCTACTTGGCCCCTGAACTGTTGTCTGATGTAAACCGAAAGGCCTCCATGGCTAGTGATGTCTACAG CTTCGGGATCCTAATGTGGGCAGTGCTAGCTGGAAGAGAAGCTGAAA TGTCTGGGACATCACTTGAGCAGGAAGCAGGGTGTGAGAGGCAGATTCGGCCCCCGCTGACCAAGTTACCCCAACCCAGCGCTGAGACTCCTGGCTTGGCAGGACTGAAGGAGCTAATGCAACACTGttggagccaggagcccaaggACAGGCCCTCCTTCCAAG AATGCCGACCAAACACCGAGGAAGCCTTCAACCTGGTAAACAAGGAGATAGATGCCGCAGTCTCCACA GTGAAGCAATTCCTGCATGAAAACCAGGGCAGCAACAGGATGTCGTCTTCGCCTAAGCCAGGCCCAGAAGGGACAGAAACGGAAGGCCCTAGGGGAACCACAGGAAGCCATGACATCATAGCCACGGAGATGCTAAACAAACTAAATCTGAAGGAGTTCCCCAGCTCTGTTCCTAAAAAATGTACAAACCTTCCCAAGGGGATCAGGGCACAGGGAGACAAGGTTCAGCCTGCCAAGATAGCAGGAATGCCTTTCAATTCAACAGCCTCATCTCCCCAGACTCCAGAGACCTCACCTTTAAGAAATTGGGTACCCAGCGCCAAGTTGGCTTGGACCCCAGGTTCCGGACCTGCAGGGAATCAG GGGGCTGAGAGACGTAGCACCAACTGGTCTCCCAGGGCACCACAGCCCAATCCAATACCAG GTAACCCTGTTACCATACATGACAGCCACGCGGTGCAGGTGGGAGACAACAACTACTTGGTTATACAAGAAGGAACTGCTTTGCCAACGCAAGGCCTGGAGCCCTGGGGCATGGGTCGAGGCTGGCCGCGTGCCCCACACAAGTAG
- the NFATC4 gene encoding nuclear factor of activated T-cells, cytoplasmic 4 isoform X1 produces the protein MGAASCEDEELEFKLVFGEEKETPPLGAGGSGEELDSEDAPPCCRLALGEPPPYGAAPIGIPRPPPPRPGMHSPPPRPAPSPGTWESQPARSVRLGGPGGASGGTGGGRVLECPSIRITSISPTPDPPATLEDNPDAWGDSSPRDYPPPEGFGGYRETGGQGGGPFFSPSPGSSSLSSWSFFSDASDEAALYAACDEVESELNEAASRFGLGSPLPSPRASPRPWTPDDPWNLYGPSPGGRGPEDSWLLLSAPGPTPASPRPASPCGKRRYSSSGTPSSASPALSRRGSLGEEGPEPPPPPPLPLARDPGSPGPFDYVGAPPAESIPQKTRRTSSEQAVALPRSEEPAPCNGKLQSGAEETAAPPGGPRKEVASMDYLAVPSPLAWSKARIGGHSPIFRTSALPPLDWPLPSQYEQLELRIEVQPRAHHRAHYETEGSRGAVKAAPGGHPVVKLLGYSEKPLTLQMFIGTADERNLRPHAFYQVHRITGKMVATASYEAVVSGTKVLEMTLLPENNMAANIDCAGILKLRNSDIELRKGETDIGRKNTRVRLVFRVHVPQGSGKVISVQTASVPIECSQRSAQELPQVEAYSPSACSVRGGEELVLTGSNFLPDSKVVFIERGPDGKLQWEEEATVNRLQSNEVTLTLTVPEYSNKRVSRPVQVYFYVSNGRRKRSPTQTFKFLPVIFKEEPLLDSSLRGFPSAPGPPFGTDMDFSPPRPPYPSYPHEDPAYETPYLSEGFSYGTPPLYPQTGPPPSYRPGLRMFPETGGATGCARPPPVSFLPRPFPSDPYGGRGSPFPLGLPFPPPAPFRPPLPSSPPLEGPFPPQSGIPPTPTEGYNEVGPSYGPGEGAPEQEKSRGGYGSGFRDSVPIQGITLEEVSEIIGRDLSGFPAPPGEEPPA, from the exons ATGGGGGCCGCAAGCTGCGAGGATGAGGAGCTGGAATTTAAGCTGGTGTTCGGGGAGGAAAAGGAGACCCCCCCGCTGGGCGCGGGGGGGTCGGGGGAAG AACTGGACTCAGAGGACGCCCCGCCATGCTGCCGTCTGGCCCTGGGGGAGCCCCCTCCCTATGGCGCTGCCCCTATTGGCATTCCCCGGCCTCCACCCCCTCGGCCTGGCATGCATTCGCCACCACCCCGCCCAGCCCCCTCACCTGGCACTTGGGAGAGCCAGCCCGCCCGGTCAGTGAGGCTGGGGGGCCCGGGAGGGGCTTCCGGGGGGACTGGGGGAGGTCGTGTTCTTGAATGCCCCAGCATCCGCATCACTtccatctctcccacccctgATCCGCCGGCCACGCTGGAGGACAACCCCGATGCCTGGGGGGACAGCTCCCCCAGGGATTACCCACCACCAGAAGGCTTTGGGGGCTACCGAGAGACGGGGGGCCAGGGCGGGGGTCCCTTCTtcagccccagccctggcagcAGCAGCCTGTCCTCGTGGAGCTTCTTCTCCGACGCTTCAGATGAGGCAGCCCTGTACGCAGCCTGCGATGAGGTGGAGTCCGAGCTGAATGAGGCAGCCTCGCGCTTTGGCCTGGGCTCCCCCTTGCCCTCGCCTCGGGCCTCCCCCAGGCCGTGGACCCCCGACGATCCCTGGAACCTGTATGGTCCGAGCCCTGGAGGCCGGGGGCCAGAGGATAGCTGGCTACTCCTCAGCGCTCCTgggcccaccccagcctccccacgGCCGGCCTCTCCATGTGGCAAGCGGCGCTATTCCAGCTCGGGAACCCCATCTTCGGCCTCCCCAGCTCTGTCCCGCCGCgggagcctgggggaggagggccccgagccacctccaccaccaccattgCCTCTGGCCCGGGACCCTGGCTCCCCTGGCCCTTTTGACTACGTGGGAGCCCCGCCGGCGGAGAGCATCCCTCAGAAGACCCGGCGGACTTCAAGCGAGCAGGCGGTGGCCCTGCCTCGGTCTGAGGAGCCTGCCCCATGCAATGGGAAGCTGCAGTCAGGGGCTGAGGAGACTGCGGCGCCCCCCGGAGGGCCTCGAAAGGAGGTGGCCAGCATGGACTATCTGGCAGTGCCTTCCCCCCTGGCTTGGTCCAAGGCCCGGATTGGAGGACACAGCCCCATCTTCAG gaCCTCCGCCCTACCCCCGCTGGACTGGCCGCTGCCCAGCCAGTATGAGCAGCTGGAGCTGAGGATCGAGGTGCAGCCCAGAGCCCACCACCGGGCCCACTATGAAACTGAGGGCAGTCGAGGAGCTGTCAAAGCTGCCCCTGGTGGTCACCCTGTAGTCAag ctCCTGGGCTACAGTGAGAAGCCACTGACCCTACAGATGTTCATTGGCACTGCAGATGAACGGAACCTACGGCCTCATGCCTTCTATCAGGTGCACCGTATCACGGGCAAGATGGTGGCCACAGCTAGCTATGAAGCTGTCGTCAGTGGTACCAAAGTGTTGGAGATGACCCTGCTTCCTGAGAACAACATGGCAGCCAA CATTGACTGTGCTGGAATCCTGAAGCTCCGGAATTCAGACATCGAACTACGGAAGGGGGAGACAGACATCGGGCGCAAGAACACGCGAGTGCGGCTCGTATTCCGGGTGCACGTGCCCCAGGGCAGTGGGAAGGTCATCTCAGTGCAGACAGCATCAGTGCCCATTGAGTGCT CCCAGCGCTCAGCCCAGGAGCTGCCTCAGGTAGAGGCCTACAGCCCCAGTGCCTGCTCCGTgagaggaggagaggaattaGTGCTCACTGGCTCCAACTTCCTGCCAGACTCCAAGGTGGTGTTCATCGAGAGGGGCCCTG ATGGAAAGctgcagtgggaggaggaggccaCAGTGAACCGGCTGCAGAGCAACGAG GTGACGCTGACCCTGACTGTCCCTGAGTACAGCAACAAGCGGGTGTCCCGGCCAGTCCAGGTCTACTTTTATGTCTCCAATGGGCGGAGAAAGCGCAGTCCTACCCAGACTTTCAAGTTTCTGCCTG TGATCTTCAAGGAGGAGCCCTTACTGGACTCATCTCTCCGTGGCTTCCCTTCAGCACCTGGCCCCCCCTTTGGCACTGACATGGACTTCtcaccacccaggcccccttacCCCTCCTATCCCCACGAAGACCCTGCTTATGAAACTCCTTACCTGTCAGAAGGCTTCAGCTATGGCACACCCCCTCTCTACCCCCAGACGGGGCCCCCACCATCCTACAGACCTGGCCTGCGGATGTTCCCTGAGACCGGGGGTGCCACAGGTTGTGCCCGCCCCCCTCCAGTCTCCTTCCTTCCCCGGCCCTTCCCCAGTGACCCCTATGGAGGACGGGGCTCCCCATTTCCCTTGGGGCTGCCattccctcctccagccccctttCGGCCTCCACTGCCTTCATCCCCACCGCTTGaaggccccttccctccccagagtGGCATTCCACCCACACCAACTGAGGGATACAATGAGGTAGGGCCGAGCTatggccctggggagggggctccgGAGCAGGAGAAATCCAGGGGTGGCTACGGCAGCGGCTTCCGAGACAGTGTCCCTATCCAGGGTATCACGCTGGAGGAAG TGAGTGAAATCATTGGCCGAGACCTGAGTGGCTTCCCTGCACCTCCCGGAGAAGAGCCTCCTGCCTGA
- the NFATC4 gene encoding nuclear factor of activated T-cells, cytoplasmic 4 isoform X2 — MHSPPPRPAPSPGTWESQPARSVRLGGPGGASGGTGGGRVLECPSIRITSISPTPDPPATLEDNPDAWGDSSPRDYPPPEGFGGYRETGGQGGGPFFSPSPGSSSLSSWSFFSDASDEAALYAACDEVESELNEAASRFGLGSPLPSPRASPRPWTPDDPWNLYGPSPGGRGPEDSWLLLSAPGPTPASPRPASPCGKRRYSSSGTPSSASPALSRRGSLGEEGPEPPPPPPLPLARDPGSPGPFDYVGAPPAESIPQKTRRTSSEQAVALPRSEEPAPCNGKLQSGAEETAAPPGGPRKEVASMDYLAVPSPLAWSKARIGGHSPIFRTSALPPLDWPLPSQYEQLELRIEVQPRAHHRAHYETEGSRGAVKAAPGGHPVVKLLGYSEKPLTLQMFIGTADERNLRPHAFYQVHRITGKMVATASYEAVVSGTKVLEMTLLPENNMAANIDCAGILKLRNSDIELRKGETDIGRKNTRVRLVFRVHVPQGSGKVISVQTASVPIECSQRSAQELPQVEAYSPSACSVRGGEELVLTGSNFLPDSKVVFIERGPDGKLQWEEEATVNRLQSNEVTLTLTVPEYSNKRVSRPVQVYFYVSNGRRKRSPTQTFKFLPVIFKEEPLLDSSLRGFPSAPGPPFGTDMDFSPPRPPYPSYPHEDPAYETPYLSEGFSYGTPPLYPQTGPPPSYRPGLRMFPETGGATGCARPPPVSFLPRPFPSDPYGGRGSPFPLGLPFPPPAPFRPPLPSSPPLEGPFPPQSGIPPTPTEGYNEVGPSYGPGEGAPEQEKSRGGYGSGFRDSVPIQGITLEEVSEIIGRDLSGFPAPPGEEPPA; from the exons ATGCATTCGCCACCACCCCGCCCAGCCCCCTCACCTGGCACTTGGGAGAGCCAGCCCGCCCGGTCAGTGAGGCTGGGGGGCCCGGGAGGGGCTTCCGGGGGGACTGGGGGAGGTCGTGTTCTTGAATGCCCCAGCATCCGCATCACTtccatctctcccacccctgATCCGCCGGCCACGCTGGAGGACAACCCCGATGCCTGGGGGGACAGCTCCCCCAGGGATTACCCACCACCAGAAGGCTTTGGGGGCTACCGAGAGACGGGGGGCCAGGGCGGGGGTCCCTTCTtcagccccagccctggcagcAGCAGCCTGTCCTCGTGGAGCTTCTTCTCCGACGCTTCAGATGAGGCAGCCCTGTACGCAGCCTGCGATGAGGTGGAGTCCGAGCTGAATGAGGCAGCCTCGCGCTTTGGCCTGGGCTCCCCCTTGCCCTCGCCTCGGGCCTCCCCCAGGCCGTGGACCCCCGACGATCCCTGGAACCTGTATGGTCCGAGCCCTGGAGGCCGGGGGCCAGAGGATAGCTGGCTACTCCTCAGCGCTCCTgggcccaccccagcctccccacgGCCGGCCTCTCCATGTGGCAAGCGGCGCTATTCCAGCTCGGGAACCCCATCTTCGGCCTCCCCAGCTCTGTCCCGCCGCgggagcctgggggaggagggccccgagccacctccaccaccaccattgCCTCTGGCCCGGGACCCTGGCTCCCCTGGCCCTTTTGACTACGTGGGAGCCCCGCCGGCGGAGAGCATCCCTCAGAAGACCCGGCGGACTTCAAGCGAGCAGGCGGTGGCCCTGCCTCGGTCTGAGGAGCCTGCCCCATGCAATGGGAAGCTGCAGTCAGGGGCTGAGGAGACTGCGGCGCCCCCCGGAGGGCCTCGAAAGGAGGTGGCCAGCATGGACTATCTGGCAGTGCCTTCCCCCCTGGCTTGGTCCAAGGCCCGGATTGGAGGACACAGCCCCATCTTCAG gaCCTCCGCCCTACCCCCGCTGGACTGGCCGCTGCCCAGCCAGTATGAGCAGCTGGAGCTGAGGATCGAGGTGCAGCCCAGAGCCCACCACCGGGCCCACTATGAAACTGAGGGCAGTCGAGGAGCTGTCAAAGCTGCCCCTGGTGGTCACCCTGTAGTCAag ctCCTGGGCTACAGTGAGAAGCCACTGACCCTACAGATGTTCATTGGCACTGCAGATGAACGGAACCTACGGCCTCATGCCTTCTATCAGGTGCACCGTATCACGGGCAAGATGGTGGCCACAGCTAGCTATGAAGCTGTCGTCAGTGGTACCAAAGTGTTGGAGATGACCCTGCTTCCTGAGAACAACATGGCAGCCAA CATTGACTGTGCTGGAATCCTGAAGCTCCGGAATTCAGACATCGAACTACGGAAGGGGGAGACAGACATCGGGCGCAAGAACACGCGAGTGCGGCTCGTATTCCGGGTGCACGTGCCCCAGGGCAGTGGGAAGGTCATCTCAGTGCAGACAGCATCAGTGCCCATTGAGTGCT CCCAGCGCTCAGCCCAGGAGCTGCCTCAGGTAGAGGCCTACAGCCCCAGTGCCTGCTCCGTgagaggaggagaggaattaGTGCTCACTGGCTCCAACTTCCTGCCAGACTCCAAGGTGGTGTTCATCGAGAGGGGCCCTG ATGGAAAGctgcagtgggaggaggaggccaCAGTGAACCGGCTGCAGAGCAACGAG GTGACGCTGACCCTGACTGTCCCTGAGTACAGCAACAAGCGGGTGTCCCGGCCAGTCCAGGTCTACTTTTATGTCTCCAATGGGCGGAGAAAGCGCAGTCCTACCCAGACTTTCAAGTTTCTGCCTG TGATCTTCAAGGAGGAGCCCTTACTGGACTCATCTCTCCGTGGCTTCCCTTCAGCACCTGGCCCCCCCTTTGGCACTGACATGGACTTCtcaccacccaggcccccttacCCCTCCTATCCCCACGAAGACCCTGCTTATGAAACTCCTTACCTGTCAGAAGGCTTCAGCTATGGCACACCCCCTCTCTACCCCCAGACGGGGCCCCCACCATCCTACAGACCTGGCCTGCGGATGTTCCCTGAGACCGGGGGTGCCACAGGTTGTGCCCGCCCCCCTCCAGTCTCCTTCCTTCCCCGGCCCTTCCCCAGTGACCCCTATGGAGGACGGGGCTCCCCATTTCCCTTGGGGCTGCCattccctcctccagccccctttCGGCCTCCACTGCCTTCATCCCCACCGCTTGaaggccccttccctccccagagtGGCATTCCACCCACACCAACTGAGGGATACAATGAGGTAGGGCCGAGCTatggccctggggagggggctccgGAGCAGGAGAAATCCAGGGGTGGCTACGGCAGCGGCTTCCGAGACAGTGTCCCTATCCAGGGTATCACGCTGGAGGAAG TGAGTGAAATCATTGGCCGAGACCTGAGTGGCTTCCCTGCACCTCCCGGAGAAGAGCCTCCTGCCTGA